GCCGCGACGCCGTCGAGCACACGGTCGATCTGGAAGGAGCCACCGAGCGGCTTCAGATCCACGCTGGCGCGGACCTTGGTGACCTCGGCCGGGGTGTACTCGCTGTTGATCGCGCGGAACGCGGCGGTCGGCTGCGAGGTCAGTCGGGTGTAGCCGTAGGTCAAGGTCGCGCCGTTGCCGGCCTGGTTCACGACGTCGTCGAAGGTGAGCTTGTCCAGCAGGTAGCTGGACTTCTGAAACTCGTCGATGACCTGGACATCGACGTCATCGGTGGCCATCAGCTTGGCCTGGGCGAGGGTTACGGGCATGGTCTACTCCGGTGTCAGGAGCCGCCGAGCTTGGCGGTGATCGCGTCGGTGAGGTTCTTCGGCTTGCCCTTCTGGCCGCCGGCACCGGAGTGGTCGGTGCCCTGCTTGCCCGGCCCTTGGCCGGTCGGGGTGGAGGCGAGCTTCGGGTTGGCCTTCACCGCCGCCTTAATCGCGGCGGTGACCTTGTCCGGGAAGTCGGCCGCGTCCGGGTCGAGGTCGGCGACCTGGGCGAGGAATCCGCGGCTGTCGAGTACGGCGTCCGGGTCTGCACCGGCCTTGCCGGCGGACTTGTAGACCGCCAGCTCGACGGCGGTCTCACGGGCGCGGGCGACGGCCTTGTCCCGCTCGGCGGCTGCGGCCTTGAGCTGCTCGGCGGGGTCGGTCTTCCCGTCCGGGGTGAGCCCGGCGGCCTTCAGTACGGCGGCGAGCCGTTCGTCGGCGGCCTTCCTCGCCTCCTTGGCCTTCTTCTCTCCCTCACGGGCGGCGGCCAGGGCGCGGGCGTGCCGGTCCGGATCAAACTCCCCGGTGATCTTCGGGGTCTTCGTCTTGTCGTCGTCCTGGCCGTCGTTGGCGCCGGCCTGGTCGTCGGTGCTCCCGCCGTCCTCGTCGCCGCCGGGGTCGCCCTCGCCGGATCCACCCGCGATGACGCGGATGGGTCGGCCGTCGCGTCGGTAGCCCAGGATCTTTCCCGGGGTGACGTGGTGGCCGGTGAGTGGGTTGACGAAGCCGGGCGTGACGGCGGTCGGCAGGGTGGTGCGGTCCACGGGTGCCTCCTTGAGGCTGTCGGGATGGTTCCCGCCGGGCCTCGCCGGCGGTGGTCTGGTCAGCGGCGCGGCAGGTTGCCAGCGCCGATCGCCTCGCGATACGGCAGCCTCTTCAGCTCCGGGTTCGCGGCGAGGTGGTCGCGCATCGTGGCCTGCCACTGGCGGACCTTCGCTGCGGCCGTGGCCTTGGCGGTGTCGTCGAGCGCGCCAAGTTCCCGCTCTTTCCAGTGGCGGATCTGCCGCTCAATGGCCCTCTGTCGTTCCTTGGCTTCGTAGCCCTTCGGGTTGGCCGTGGGCTTGGTCGGGCGGCGGGTTGCACCGGGCAGGTACGACCGGAGCGCGTGCGTGCAGTTCGGGTGCTGGAGTCCAGCCGCGCGGGCCTCGGCGACGCTGCCGGCGATGTCCACCACCACGGTGCCGTCGCCGACCATGCTGGGCAGCTCCACCCGGCCGCGCAGGGTGCCGGAGATGGAGAGCACCTTGCCTTCCCACGGCCGGCATCGCGGGCACTCGCGCGGAGAGTCGGAGACCTCGACCGTGTCCACGCCGAGCGTGGTCAACCGGTCCGTCTGGCCCTGCACAGCGGCCCGCTGGGTGACGGTCCGCGTGCCCATCTCGACGTACGACGAGAGCCGCCAACGCCGGCCACCGGAGTCGACGAACGACACCACGCCCTGGTCGACGAACCGTGCGTACGCCCACTGGCTGGCCTGCCGACGGGTCATCCCGCCCGCCACGGACACGGCGGTCGCCTGCTGGATCACCGCTCGGTACACATCCAGGACGTGCCTCAAGACGTTGGAGTGCCGCTCCCCGACGTCGGCGACCAGTGCCGCAGCGAGGTTCTCCACCACGCCCGCGCGGGTGACCAGCTCGGCGACGACACCGGCCGCGCGGACAGCGTCAGGGTCACGCGGGAGCAGCGCCGCCGGAATGCCGGTGGTGGCAACCGCCTGACCGCCCCGGTACGCCCGGGCGATGGCCTCGCGGATCCGCTCCGCCCCCTCCACCTCCACCACACCAAGGATCCGCTCGACGGTGCGCCGCAGCGTGCCGAGCGCGCCGAGGCGGGTGACCGCCCAGTCGGGGGCGTCGATGCCGGCGAGCAGATGCCGAGTGACCTCACGGAGGATGGCCTGCTCGGCGGCCCGGTACAGGTCGACCGTGTTGCGGGTGGCGGCCTCGATCTGGTCGCCGGTGAGGGCCATCTACTACTCCTCGGCCGGCGGTTCCTCGGCGTCCTGGTCGGCGTCGTCGGCGGCCGGCGGGCCGTTCCCGGCGAGGGCGCCCAGGGCACCGCCCACCTCCACCGTCGGCGGGGCGTCGCCCTTGATCCGGGCAACCTCCTCGCGGACCTGGATGTCGTCCCACTCGGGATGGACCGTGCGGACCATCGTGTCGACGGAGACGGCCCCGGCAGCCGACAGGAGCTGCAGCGTGCGAGCGGTCGTCTCCGGGGACTCGCTGACGCTGTCGCCGAACTCGACATTGGGCCTGACCGGGTCAGCTTGGGCGTTGAGCTGGGCGCGCTCGACCGCCAGGAGTAGCTCGATAGCGTCGGCCAGCGCGGGCGCCCAGGTACCGATCCGGTTGCCGCGGGTCGTGAAGCTTTGCCGCTCCCGGGCCTGGACCTCGGTGGCCGTGACCGCGACGTCGCCCTCCTCGCCGAGGGTCTGCGACGACAGGCCGGCGTGCCGCAGCGCGGTCTCCACGATCGCGTCGGCGGTCGCCTTGTGCTCGGCGTGCCGGATCGCGAACTGGCTGAGGGTGATCCCGGCGTCGCCGCCCTGCTTGTTCGGCATTTGGGTGAGCGCGGTGAAGACTTCCTGCTCGGCGTCCCAGGTCGCGCCGTTCCCGGGACCCAACGACCGCAGCATGTACTCGGGCACGAGGATCCGGGAGCGGGCCAGCCGCAGGTCCCGCATCCACGAGGTCCACACGTCATCGAGGGCGTCGAACCACTGCTCGTTGCCGTCGAAGTCGGAGCGGCCGAGGTACTTGAGGCCAGGCAGGGTGCGCCACAGGCGTTGCGGGCCGGCGTTCGGTACCCGCACCACGTCGAGGCGGTCCAGGCCGGTCGCCTGGCTGCTCTCTTCGTCGACCAGGTCCGCGAGGTACGCCGACGCGTTCTGCTCGGTGAGCGGCACGGCCCGTCCCAGGTGGGTGCTGGTGCCCTCGTGGAGGGCGTACACAATCCGCCCCGCACCGTTGACCACCTCGTGGTGTTCCAGCAGCCGCACGTGCACGTCCCCGTCGACCAGCAGCGTCGACCAGAAGGTGACCTCGATCAGCTTGCCCCACCGGATGACCGGCACGGCCCCGTCGGCGTGCACGGCTGCGAGGAATGCCCGGTCCGGGTAGACGTCCTCGTCGATGACGGGCCGGAGGTAGACGTCGCCGAGTGCGGAGTCGGCTTCGGCGGCGTGGAGCAGCACGGTGGCGAGGCCGTCCTCGACGAGCTGCTCCAGCCGGGCCATGACTGCGGTGTCTTCGTGGTCGAGCTTCGGCGGCTCGCTGAAGAGCAGGTTCGCCGAGGTGGCGGCGAGGTCGGCAGGCAGGGGCACGTGGAGGCGGCCGTCGCGTTGCCCGACCGGGGAGGGTGCGCCCCACAGCCAGCGGGACACCATGCCGACCAGGCCGCCGGACCGCTGGCCGGGGCGGGTCTTGGGCCGGGCCGTGGTGCGGTTGGCGTACACCTGGCCGAGCTGGTCAGGGCTCCCGCCGTACCAAGCATCCCAGTCGCGGTAGGCGTCGTAGGCGGGGGTGAGCTGCGGCGGCGGCCAGGCGCCATCGGTCGGGATCGGCACCGGGCCTCCTTCGTCATGCTGCGAGGTCGAGGGCTCCCTTCACCAGGGGGCGCCACAGCACCTCGGGGGTCTTGATCGCGTACCGGCCGGCGTCCAGGGAGTGGTCCCCGGCCTTGATCGGCTTGTCCTCACCCAGGAGCGCGGCTTTCTCGTCCCACACGTAGCCGGGGATCTCCTCGATCCAGCCCTCGCAGGACTCGTGGACGAAGAGCAGGCCCTCGGCGAGGAGACTGGCCACCAGGCGGATGCCGTCCAACACGTCGTTGTCGGCGTTGGTCGGGAGCATGCCGTCCCGGAAGAGCTGGGTGGAGAAGCTCGCGGCGGACGGGTCGACGCAGATCCAGTCCGGGCGGATGCCGAGCTTGTCGAGCCAGGCGCGCAGCCGGGCGGAGTACTCCGCGTCGGTGAGGCTGCGCTGCTGCTTCTTCGAGTCCCACCGCCACTCGCGGGCGAGGTACAGCTTCCCGTCGACGCCGACGCCCAGGAGCAGGCCGGCGAACGGGTTGGTGGTGCCGTAGTCCACGCCCAGCGAGACCCACCGGGTGATGCCGGGCAAGGTCTTGACCACGTGCTTCGCGGGGTTCCAGCCCTCGTAGACGGTGCCCTCGGCCACGCACCAGTCGCCGAGGATGTTCCGCCGGTAGTAGAGGCCGGTGTACTGCCGCCGGTACCGGGCCTTGACCGCCTCGGAGAGGACCGGGTTGTCGTCGAGGAGGAACTTCAGCACGTACCAGTCACCGGCGAGGTCACCGCCCGGGCGGGCCCGCTCGATGCCCTCGGTCATCAGCCAGTGTCGCGGGTTGTCCGGGTTGGTGTTCCCGAAGATCTGGCTGCCGTCGACGGAGCAGCGGCCGAGGAGCTGCTCATGGAAGCTGCGGGGCATCAGGGACCACTCGTCGACGTACGCGCCCCGGCAGGTCATGCCCCGGAGCCGGTTCTCGCTGCGTTCGTCGTTGAAGGTGATGACCTCGACCGTGGTGCCGAGGATCGTGGCGGTCGGTGCGCCCCGGGTGTACGTCGTCGCCTTGGCCAGCGGTCCGAAGAGCACCGGGTCTCGCAGCGGGTTGAAGATGTTCCGGACCGCCGTGTCGTACGTCTTCGCGGTAACGACCAGGTCCCCGCTCTTCGGGGTCTTCGGGTCGGCGAGGTACATCAGCCACCGGAGCAGACCGGAGGCGGTCTTCCCGGACCGGATGGCGCCCTCGGCGAGGTTGACGAAGAAGTTGCTCTCGCAGACGTACTCGATCTGCTTCTCCGACAGGGGCAGGCCCCGGAGGTCGACGCCGGTCACGTCGCGTCCTTACGCGCGTTGATCAGGGCTTCGCGCAGGTCGGTGAGCATGCTCTTCTCGGACTCGTTGCCGGTGGCCTTGTCGTACTCGGCCAGCTTGAGTGCGGTGTTGGCGAGGGCCTGAATGGCGCTGGCGATGTCCCGCTTGTCCCGGAACGGCGG
The sequence above is drawn from the Micromonospora pallida genome and encodes:
- a CDS encoding phage minor capsid protein; this translates as MALTGDQIEAATRNTVDLYRAAEQAILREVTRHLLAGIDAPDWAVTRLGALGTLRRTVERILGVVEVEGAERIREAIARAYRGGQAVATTGIPAALLPRDPDAVRAAGVVAELVTRAGVVENLAAALVADVGERHSNVLRHVLDVYRAVIQQATAVSVAGGMTRRQASQWAYARFVDQGVVSFVDSGGRRWRLSSYVEMGTRTVTQRAAVQGQTDRLTTLGVDTVEVSDSPRECPRCRPWEGKVLSISGTLRGRVELPSMVGDGTVVVDIAGSVAEARAAGLQHPNCTHALRSYLPGATRRPTKPTANPKGYEAKERQRAIERQIRHWKERELGALDDTAKATAAAKVRQWQATMRDHLAANPELKRLPYREAIGAGNLPRR
- a CDS encoding phage portal protein produces the protein MPIPTDGAWPPPQLTPAYDAYRDWDAWYGGSPDQLGQVYANRTTARPKTRPGQRSGGLVGMVSRWLWGAPSPVGQRDGRLHVPLPADLAATSANLLFSEPPKLDHEDTAVMARLEQLVEDGLATVLLHAAEADSALGDVYLRPVIDEDVYPDRAFLAAVHADGAVPVIRWGKLIEVTFWSTLLVDGDVHVRLLEHHEVVNGAGRIVYALHEGTSTHLGRAVPLTEQNASAYLADLVDEESSQATGLDRLDVVRVPNAGPQRLWRTLPGLKYLGRSDFDGNEQWFDALDDVWTSWMRDLRLARSRILVPEYMLRSLGPGNGATWDAEQEVFTALTQMPNKQGGDAGITLSQFAIRHAEHKATADAIVETALRHAGLSSQTLGEEGDVAVTATEVQARERQSFTTRGNRIGTWAPALADAIELLLAVERAQLNAQADPVRPNVEFGDSVSESPETTARTLQLLSAAGAVSVDTMVRTVHPEWDDIQVREEVARIKGDAPPTVEVGGALGALAGNGPPAADDADQDAEEPPAEE
- a CDS encoding PBSX family phage terminase large subunit, which translates into the protein MTGVDLRGLPLSEKQIEYVCESNFFVNLAEGAIRSGKTASGLLRWLMYLADPKTPKSGDLVVTAKTYDTAVRNIFNPLRDPVLFGPLAKATTYTRGAPTATILGTTVEVITFNDERSENRLRGMTCRGAYVDEWSLMPRSFHEQLLGRCSVDGSQIFGNTNPDNPRHWLMTEGIERARPGGDLAGDWYVLKFLLDDNPVLSEAVKARYRRQYTGLYYRRNILGDWCVAEGTVYEGWNPAKHVVKTLPGITRWVSLGVDYGTTNPFAGLLLGVGVDGKLYLAREWRWDSKKQQRSLTDAEYSARLRAWLDKLGIRPDWICVDPSAASFSTQLFRDGMLPTNADNDVLDGIRLVASLLAEGLLFVHESCEGWIEEIPGYVWDEKAALLGEDKPIKAGDHSLDAGRYAIKTPEVLWRPLVKGALDLAA